One window of Mediterraneibacter gnavus ATCC 29149 genomic DNA carries:
- a CDS encoding DMT family transporter translates to MNNRTKGISLAIITAVMWGIMGMFVRGLTGYAFTTFEISFFLCALAGGAYFLFLLFTKPSALKINLKGLVICLLYGAVAYSISFVSYSVAVSRIPVGVATVLMFMSPIWVAILGRFMFGEKLPKSKMVTILICLIGAVFVANLIGGGDIKLDGIGILAGVINGVGVALQILLPKYFAKDYERDTLLVYGFLGAAVVLMFGMDFGAVSSHMSSTPTGVLLWNLFGIGILCTMVANVSCVKSTQYVEATTTSILSALEVVVGTLVGFVVFHEHMTMLQILGAVIIVVGAIGSEIYQPKRVEKDYGRVK, encoded by the coding sequence ATGAATAATCGTACCAAAGGAATCAGTTTGGCAATCATCACTGCAGTAATGTGGGGAATCATGGGGATGTTTGTAAGAGGACTGACCGGGTATGCGTTTACAACTTTTGAAATCTCATTTTTCCTCTGCGCACTGGCAGGTGGCGCCTATTTCCTGTTTTTGCTGTTTACAAAACCCTCGGCTCTAAAGATTAATTTGAAGGGGCTGGTGATTTGTCTTCTTTACGGAGCGGTGGCATACAGTATCAGCTTTGTGAGCTATAGTGTGGCAGTTTCCAGAATTCCGGTGGGTGTGGCAACTGTGCTGATGTTTATGAGTCCGATCTGGGTGGCAATCCTGGGACGGTTTATGTTTGGAGAAAAACTGCCAAAAAGCAAGATGGTGACGATTTTGATTTGTCTGATCGGCGCAGTATTTGTAGCAAATCTCATCGGAGGTGGAGATATCAAGCTGGATGGAATCGGAATTTTAGCTGGAGTGATCAATGGTGTCGGAGTAGCACTTCAGATTCTGCTCCCGAAATATTTTGCAAAAGACTATGAGAGGGATACACTGTTGGTGTATGGATTTCTCGGGGCAGCTGTTGTATTGATGTTTGGTATGGATTTTGGTGCAGTATCTTCCCATATGAGCAGTACACCAACAGGAGTGTTGCTCTGGAATTTATTTGGAATCGGAATTCTGTGTACCATGGTGGCGAATGTATCCTGCGTCAAATCTACACAATATGTGGAAGCAACTACAACCAGTATCCTTTCTGCACTGGAAGTTGTTGTAGGAACTCTGGTCGGGTTTGTGGTATTTCATGAGCATATGACTATGCTTCAGATTTTAGGTGCAGTGATCATTGTTGTGGGAGCCATCGGATCGGAGATTTATCAGCCGAAAAGAGTTGAAAAAGATTATGGGAGGGTGAAATAA
- the pyk gene encoding pyruvate kinase, translating into MKKTKVVCTMGPNTNDKEVMRKLIQNGMDVARFNFSHGDHEEQKFRMDLLKELREEEHAHTAILLDTKGPEIRTGLLKDGKKVTLQEGNTFVLTMEDIVGDDTKVSLSYKGLAEDVQQGTVILIDDGLIGLKVKEIVDQDIVCEIVNGGELGERKGVNVPNVPVRLPAITEKDKEDIKFGVEQDIDFIAASFVRNAECVLEIRAFLKELDAPYIPIIAKIENAEGIRNIDEIIRAADGIMVARGDMGVEIPAEEVPYLQKMLIQKCNNNFKTVITATQMLDSMIRNPRPTRAEVTDVANAVYDGTDAVMLSGETAQGKYPVEALQMMVHIIENTEQHLDYDMILDKAGDHLKRGISSAIGYSSVLAAANLKAKAIITPTVSGATARVMSNLKPIQPIIGVTPSERALRRMSIYWGVQALKSMECHTTDDICSEAIEISKVKRCVETGDVVVLTAGIPALDVNAAREGISNMMRIATIE; encoded by the coding sequence ATGAAAAAAACAAAAGTAGTCTGCACAATGGGTCCTAATACAAATGACAAAGAAGTTATGAGAAAGTTGATTCAAAACGGAATGGATGTTGCGCGTTTCAACTTTTCACACGGTGATCACGAAGAGCAGAAATTCCGTATGGATCTTCTGAAAGAGCTTCGCGAGGAAGAACATGCGCACACAGCGATTCTTCTGGACACAAAGGGACCGGAAATCCGTACAGGTCTTTTGAAAGACGGAAAGAAAGTAACCCTCCAGGAAGGGAATACATTTGTACTTACAATGGAAGATATCGTAGGAGATGATACAAAAGTGTCTCTTTCTTATAAAGGTCTTGCAGAAGATGTACAGCAGGGAACAGTAATTTTGATCGATGACGGTCTGATCGGACTGAAAGTAAAAGAAATCGTAGATCAGGATATTGTTTGTGAGATCGTAAACGGCGGTGAGCTTGGTGAGAGAAAAGGGGTCAATGTACCGAACGTTCCGGTAAGACTTCCTGCAATCACAGAAAAAGATAAAGAAGACATCAAATTTGGTGTAGAACAGGATATTGATTTTATCGCTGCATCCTTTGTGCGCAATGCAGAGTGCGTCCTTGAGATCCGCGCATTTTTGAAAGAACTGGATGCACCTTATATTCCGATCATTGCGAAGATTGAGAATGCAGAAGGAATTCGCAATATTGATGAGATTATCCGTGCTGCAGATGGTATCATGGTAGCAAGAGGAGATATGGGTGTTGAGATTCCGGCAGAGGAAGTGCCATACCTGCAGAAGATGCTGATTCAGAAGTGTAATAATAACTTCAAGACTGTTATTACAGCAACTCAGATGCTGGATTCCATGATCCGTAATCCACGTCCGACAAGAGCGGAAGTGACAGACGTTGCAAATGCTGTTTATGACGGAACAGATGCAGTGATGCTGTCCGGAGAGACTGCACAGGGAAAATACCCGGTAGAAGCATTGCAGATGATGGTACACATTATCGAAAATACAGAGCAGCACCTGGATTATGATATGATCCTGGATAAGGCAGGAGATCACTTAAAGAGAGGAATCTCCAGTGCAATCGGATATTCTTCTGTTTTGGCAGCTGCGAATCTGAAAGCAAAAGCAATCATTACACCGACAGTTTCCGGAGCGACAGCAAGAGTGATGTCAAACTTAAAACCAATCCAGCCGATCATCGGAGTGACTCCGAGTGAAAGAGCACTGAGAAGAATGTCCATTTACTGGGGCGTACAGGCTCTTAAATCAATGGAATGCCATACAACAGATGATATCTGCAGTGAGGCAATTGAGATTTCAAAAGTAAAACGATGTGTAGAGACAGGAGATGTTGTTGTATTGACAGCCGGAATCCCTGCGCTGGATGTAAATGCTGCCCGTGAGGGAATCAGTAATATGATGAGAATCGCGACAATTGAATAA
- a CDS encoding AAA family ATPase, producing MVYLEQFRFPDAEVEFDFFLRQKRTCYDTYYPFQILSKHRFEQIDFEPVTILYGGNGTGKSTVLNIIAQKLHLLREAPFNQSSFYEDYLELCSFESAAHLPKDSRIITSDDVFDYMLNIRNLNEGIDRKREMLFEEYLDTKFAKFRMKSLDDYEQLKRVNNARRKTQSQFIRSELMDNVREYSNGESAFLYFTEKVTENALFLLDEPENSLSPAKQQELVKFIEDSARFFGCQFVIATHSPFVLAIRGAKIYDLDEEPVDVKRWTELENVRAYYDFFKKHASEF from the coding sequence ATGGTATATTTAGAGCAATTTAGATTTCCTGACGCGGAAGTGGAATTTGATTTTTTTCTCAGGCAGAAACGTACCTGTTATGATACGTATTATCCATTTCAAATTCTGTCAAAGCATCGTTTTGAGCAGATTGATTTTGAGCCTGTTACGATTTTATATGGCGGAAATGGAACGGGAAAGTCCACCGTGTTAAATATTATCGCGCAAAAACTGCATTTGTTGAGGGAAGCACCATTTAACCAGTCCAGCTTTTATGAAGACTATCTGGAACTTTGCTCTTTTGAGAGTGCAGCGCATTTGCCGAAAGACAGCAGGATTATTACAAGTGATGATGTATTTGATTACATGTTAAATATCCGGAATCTGAATGAAGGGATTGACCGGAAGAGGGAGATGTTGTTTGAAGAGTATCTGGATACGAAGTTTGCAAAGTTCCGGATGAAAAGTCTGGATGATTATGAGCAGTTGAAACGAGTGAATAACGCGAGAAGAAAAACACAGTCACAGTTTATCCGTTCGGAACTCATGGATAATGTACGAGAGTATTCCAATGGAGAAAGTGCATTTCTATATTTCACAGAAAAGGTGACAGAAAATGCATTGTTTTTATTGGACGAGCCGGAAAACAGTCTTTCTCCGGCAAAACAGCAAGAGCTGGTAAAATTTATCGAAGATTCCGCAAGGTTTTTTGGATGCCAGTTTGTGATCGCAACACATTCTCCTTTCGTGCTGGCAATCAGAGGAGCAAAGATTTATGATCTGGATGAGGAGCCTGTGGATGTGAAACGATGGACAGAACTGGAAAATGTACGGGCATATTATGATTTTTTTAAAAAGCATGCATCAGAATTTTAG
- a CDS encoding TrmB family transcriptional regulator, whose protein sequence is MEQNQYVEYLLHFGLTRQEALIYVELLVKGKQTGYEIAKETGISRSNVYSVLAALAEKGAAYVIEESAKRYIPVKVEEFCGNCIRRMQEEQEWMERNLPQKKAETEGYITIEGEQNILDKAKNLIAQAGERVYLSCTAGYLDAFRQALEELVKKKRKVVILTDAPYELKDAIFYQTEEKGQQIGLIVDSKSVLSGEYGKGSLNTCLYSGQKNFVTVFKNAMANEIKLIQLQKGGTVL, encoded by the coding sequence ATGGAACAGAATCAGTATGTGGAATACCTGCTTCATTTCGGACTGACAAGGCAGGAGGCTCTGATTTATGTGGAATTACTTGTAAAAGGAAAGCAGACAGGATATGAGATTGCAAAGGAGACAGGGATTTCCCGGTCCAATGTGTATTCTGTTCTGGCAGCGCTGGCAGAAAAAGGAGCGGCCTATGTGATCGAAGAGTCTGCAAAGCGCTATATTCCGGTAAAAGTAGAGGAGTTTTGCGGGAACTGTATCCGCAGGATGCAGGAGGAGCAGGAGTGGATGGAGAGAAACCTTCCACAGAAGAAAGCGGAGACAGAAGGATATATCACCATTGAAGGAGAACAGAATATTCTGGATAAGGCGAAGAATCTGATCGCACAGGCGGGGGAAAGAGTGTATCTTTCCTGTACAGCAGGATATCTTGACGCATTCCGTCAGGCGTTGGAAGAGCTTGTGAAAAAGAAGCGGAAAGTTGTGATCCTGACAGATGCCCCGTATGAATTGAAAGACGCAATTTTCTATCAGACAGAGGAAAAAGGACAGCAGATCGGGTTGATCGTGGATTCTAAGAGCGTGCTTTCAGGGGAGTATGGAAAGGGGAGCCTGAATACCTGTCTGTATTCCGGACAGAAGAATTTTGTAACTGTATTTAAAAATGCAATGGCAAATGAGATAAAATTGATTCAATTACAAAAAGGAGGAACTGTATTATGA
- a CDS encoding 2-hydroxyacyl-CoA dehydratase yields the protein MKKNELYTLGIDIGSTTVKIAVLGADNEVLFSDYERHFANIQETLSDLLGRAIYKLGPIHVSPVITGSGGLTLATHLHVPFVQEVIAVSTALQDYAPQTDVAIELGGEDAKIIYFEDGNVEQRMNGVCAGGTGSFIDQMASLLQTDASGLNEYAKNYTSLYSIAARCGVFAKSDIQPLINEGASKENLAASIFQAVVNQTISGLACGKPIRGHVSFLGGPLHFLSELKEAFIRTLKLDDEHIIAPNHSHLFAAIGSALNSKRNVDIPLQTLQSRLANKIELEFEVERLEPLFASSADYEEFTFRHAKHQVPVKDLASYQGKAFLGIDAGSTTTKAALVGEDGTLLYSFYHNNDGDPLGTTIRAIKEIYSQLPEGVEIVHSCSTGYGEALIKAALLLDEGEVETVSHYYAAAFFEPDVDCILDIGGQDMKCIKIKNQTVDSVQLNEACSSGCGSFIETFAKSLNYTVEDFAQEALYAKNPIDLGTRCTVFMNSKVKQAQKEGASVADISAGLAYSVIKNALFKVIKVSDASELGKHIVVQGGTFYNNAVLRSFEKIADCEAIRPDIAGIMGAFGAALIARERYQDCEGTTMLPIEEIEALEYKTTMTKCRGCTNNCRLTINHFSGGRKFITGNRCERGLGKEKSKNHLPNLFEYKMQRYFGYTSLSEEEASRGTIGLPRVLNMYENYPFWHTFFTTLGFRVVLSPSSTRKIYELGIESIPSESECYPAKLAHGHVQWLINEGIKHIFYPCIPYERNEFEKANNHYNCPIVTSYPENIKNNMDPIVTGEIDFMHPFMSFQSEETLSSRLIEELGEKFSVSADEIRTAVHKAWLELAACREDMRRKGEETIKFLDETGNRGIVLAGRPYHTDPEVNHGLPELINSYNIAVLTEDSISHLHEVERPLNVMDQWMYHSRLYAAANYVKTKENLDLIQLNSFGCGLDAVTTDQVADILTRSGKIYTSLKIDEVNNLGAARIRVRSLLAAIRVREQQKTERIIQPSSIEKIPFTKEMRKEYTILCPQMSPMHFEILEPAFRASGYKVEILPNDNKQAVNMGLKYVNNDACYPSLIVVGQIMDAILSGKYDTDHLAVIITQTGGGCRASNYIGFIRRALKKAGYSHIPVISLNLSGLESNPGFKITPLLALRGLYGVVFGDIFMKCVYRMRPYEKVPGTTDALHEKWKKRCKDFVSNGYPHRHTFKKLCRQMIQEFDQIETLDVKKPRVGIVGEILVKFLPAANNHLVELLEKEGAEAVVPDLLDFLLYCFYNQNFKVSHLGMKKSKAVLGNLGIRALEWFRAPASKAFEESTHFEGPAKIEKLAEMASEIVSIGNQTGEGWFLTGEMLELIHGGAANIVCTQPFACLPNHVVGKGVIKELRRRYPTSNVVAIDFDPGASEVNQLNRIKLMLSTANKNLEHQR from the coding sequence ATGAAAAAGAACGAATTATATACTTTAGGGATCGATATTGGTTCCACCACGGTAAAAATCGCAGTCCTGGGAGCAGATAATGAAGTTCTGTTCTCCGATTACGAACGCCATTTTGCAAATATACAGGAAACACTGTCTGATCTTCTCGGACGTGCCATCTATAAACTGGGACCGATCCATGTTTCTCCTGTTATCACCGGATCCGGAGGGCTGACTCTTGCCACCCACCTGCATGTTCCGTTTGTACAGGAAGTGATTGCGGTTTCCACCGCTTTGCAGGATTATGCACCTCAGACTGATGTGGCAATTGAACTCGGCGGTGAGGATGCAAAGATCATTTATTTTGAAGATGGAAATGTAGAACAGCGTATGAACGGTGTCTGCGCAGGAGGTACCGGTTCCTTCATCGATCAGATGGCTTCCCTTCTTCAGACAGACGCCAGTGGGCTGAATGAATATGCAAAAAATTATACTTCTTTATATTCCATCGCAGCACGCTGCGGTGTTTTTGCGAAATCTGATATTCAGCCTCTGATCAATGAAGGAGCTTCCAAAGAGAATTTAGCTGCTTCTATTTTTCAGGCAGTAGTCAATCAGACGATCAGCGGACTGGCCTGCGGAAAGCCAATCCGCGGACATGTATCCTTCTTAGGCGGACCACTTCACTTTTTATCGGAATTAAAAGAGGCCTTTATCCGTACTTTAAAACTGGACGATGAGCATATTATCGCTCCTAATCATTCTCATTTGTTTGCAGCAATCGGTTCCGCGCTGAATTCCAAACGGAATGTGGATATTCCTCTGCAGACACTTCAGAGCCGTCTGGCAAATAAAATCGAACTGGAATTTGAAGTGGAGCGTCTGGAACCCCTGTTTGCATCTTCTGCAGATTACGAGGAATTCACTTTCCGCCATGCAAAACATCAGGTTCCGGTCAAAGACCTTGCTTCTTACCAGGGAAAGGCTTTTCTTGGAATCGATGCAGGTTCCACTACAACAAAGGCAGCATTGGTAGGTGAAGATGGAACGCTGTTGTATTCCTTCTATCATAACAATGACGGAGATCCTCTGGGAACAACGATCCGGGCAATCAAGGAGATCTACAGTCAGCTTCCGGAAGGTGTCGAGATCGTTCACTCCTGCTCCACCGGATACGGCGAAGCACTGATCAAGGCTGCACTGCTTCTGGATGAAGGAGAAGTAGAGACGGTTTCCCATTATTATGCGGCCGCATTTTTCGAACCGGATGTAGACTGTATTCTCGACATCGGCGGACAGGATATGAAATGTATCAAAATCAAGAATCAGACGGTAGACAGTGTTCAGTTAAACGAAGCATGCTCTTCCGGATGTGGTTCTTTTATTGAGACCTTTGCAAAATCACTGAATTATACAGTCGAAGATTTTGCACAGGAAGCCCTCTATGCCAAAAATCCGATCGATCTGGGAACACGCTGTACTGTATTTATGAACTCCAAAGTAAAACAGGCACAGAAAGAAGGCGCTTCTGTTGCAGATATCTCCGCAGGACTTGCCTATTCCGTGATCAAAAACGCACTGTTTAAGGTCATCAAGGTGTCCGACGCCTCTGAACTTGGAAAACATATCGTCGTACAGGGAGGAACCTTCTATAATAATGCCGTTCTGCGCAGTTTTGAAAAAATCGCAGACTGTGAGGCAATCCGTCCTGATATCGCCGGTATCATGGGGGCTTTTGGAGCTGCCCTGATTGCAAGGGAACGTTATCAGGATTGTGAAGGCACTACCATGCTCCCAATTGAAGAGATTGAAGCACTGGAATACAAGACTACCATGACAAAATGCCGCGGTTGTACGAACAACTGCCGTCTGACAATCAATCATTTCAGCGGCGGAAGAAAGTTTATCACCGGAAACCGCTGTGAACGAGGACTTGGCAAGGAAAAATCAAAAAATCACCTGCCAAACCTGTTTGAATATAAGATGCAGCGGTATTTCGGATACACCTCGCTTTCAGAAGAAGAGGCTTCCAGAGGAACGATCGGCCTTCCAAGAGTTTTGAACATGTATGAGAATTATCCGTTCTGGCATACATTCTTTACAACGCTTGGATTCCGTGTCGTACTCTCTCCGTCTTCTACCCGAAAGATTTACGAGCTGGGAATCGAATCCATTCCGAGTGAATCCGAATGTTATCCGGCAAAGCTGGCACACGGACATGTACAGTGGCTTATCAACGAAGGGATCAAACATATTTTTTATCCTTGTATCCCTTACGAACGAAATGAATTTGAAAAAGCCAACAACCACTACAACTGTCCGATCGTAACTTCCTATCCGGAAAATATCAAAAATAACATGGATCCGATCGTAACCGGAGAAATTGATTTTATGCATCCGTTTATGTCTTTCCAGAGTGAAGAGACGCTTTCTTCCAGACTGATTGAAGAGCTTGGTGAAAAATTTTCTGTTTCCGCAGATGAGATCCGCACTGCTGTTCACAAAGCATGGCTGGAACTTGCTGCATGCAGAGAAGATATGCGTCGTAAAGGTGAAGAGACGATCAAGTTTCTGGATGAAACCGGCAATCGCGGAATTGTTCTTGCCGGACGTCCTTATCACACGGACCCTGAGGTCAATCACGGACTGCCGGAGCTGATCAACTCCTATAATATTGCCGTCCTGACAGAAGATTCTATCTCTCATCTGCACGAAGTAGAACGACCTCTCAATGTCATGGATCAGTGGATGTATCACTCCAGACTGTATGCCGCTGCAAACTATGTCAAGACAAAAGAAAACCTGGATCTGATCCAGCTGAATTCTTTCGGATGCGGACTGGATGCCGTCACAACGGATCAGGTGGCAGATATCCTGACCCGTTCCGGTAAGATCTATACCTCGCTGAAAATCGATGAGGTCAACAATCTGGGAGCTGCCCGTATCCGTGTCCGCTCCCTGCTTGCTGCCATCCGGGTGAGAGAACAGCAAAAGACCGAGCGCATCATCCAGCCATCTTCTATTGAGAAGATTCCATTTACAAAAGAGATGCGCAAGGAATACACGATCCTCTGCCCACAGATGTCACCGATGCATTTTGAGATTCTGGAACCGGCATTTCGTGCATCCGGATATAAGGTTGAAATTCTGCCAAATGACAACAAACAGGCTGTCAACATGGGATTAAAATATGTAAACAATGATGCCTGCTATCCTTCCCTGATCGTAGTCGGTCAGATTATGGATGCGATTTTATCCGGAAAATATGACACCGATCATCTGGCTGTCATTATCACACAGACCGGAGGAGGATGCCGTGCTTCCAACTATATCGGGTTTATCCGGCGTGCACTGAAAAAAGCAGGATATTCTCATATCCCTGTGATTTCACTGAATCTAAGCGGACTGGAAAGCAATCCTGGATTTAAGATCACGCCGCTCCTGGCGCTGCGTGGTTTGTATGGCGTCGTATTTGGCGATATCTTTATGAAATGTGTTTACCGGATGCGCCCATATGAAAAAGTGCCGGGAACAACCGATGCACTTCATGAAAAATGGAAAAAGAGATGTAAAGATTTTGTATCCAACGGATATCCTCATCGCCATACATTTAAAAAACTGTGCCGTCAGATGATTCAGGAATTCGACCAGATTGAAACACTGGATGTGAAAAAACCAAGAGTCGGAATCGTTGGAGAAATCCTTGTAAAGTTCCTGCCGGCAGCCAACAACCACCTGGTCGAGCTTTTAGAAAAAGAAGGCGCCGAAGCAGTCGTTCCGGATCTTCTGGACTTTTTACTCTACTGCTTCTACAACCAGAATTTCAAGGTATCCCACCTTGGCATGAAAAAATCCAAGGCTGTACTCGGAAATCTTGGTATTCGTGCTCTTGAATGGTTCCGTGCACCTGCAAGCAAAGCATTTGAAGAAAGCACGCATTTTGAAGGACCTGCCAAGATCGAAAAACTGGCAGAAATGGCATCTGAGATTGTTTCCATCGGAAACCAGACCGGTGAAGGATGGTTTTTAACCGGAGAGATGCTGGAGCTGATCCACGGAGGCGCTGCAAATATTGTCTGCACACAGCCATTTGCCTGCCTGCCGAACCACGTGGTAGGAAAAGGTGTCATCAAAGAGCTCAGAAGAAGATATCCGACTTCCAATGTCGTAGCAATCGACTTTGATCCGGGAGCCAGCGAAGTCAACCAGCTCAATCGGATCAAGCTGATGCTTTCTACTGCAAATAAAAATCTGGAACATCAGCGCTGA
- a CDS encoding GNAT family N-acetyltransferase gives MELQKVSRRYRIRLLQETDMDDILRLSESNPMFYEYCPPFVTRESILNDMKALPQGKTDAEKYYIGFFEGQKLIAIMDMVFAFPDDETVYIGLFMVDHDVQGYGIGSIIIEEYAEYIRTLGKKTIQLAFAKGNLQSEAFWQKNGFVRTGKEVQNDGYIAVCMKREL, from the coding sequence ATGGAACTACAGAAAGTATCACGCAGATACAGAATCAGACTCCTTCAGGAAACGGACATGGATGATATTTTACGATTAAGTGAAAGTAATCCGATGTTTTATGAATATTGTCCTCCGTTTGTAACACGAGAGAGTATTTTAAATGATATGAAAGCTTTACCACAGGGAAAGACAGACGCAGAAAAATATTATATTGGTTTTTTTGAAGGGCAGAAGTTGATTGCGATTATGGATATGGTGTTTGCATTTCCAGATGATGAAACAGTTTATATTGGATTGTTTATGGTAGATCATGATGTACAAGGATATGGGATTGGTTCTATTATCATAGAAGAATATGCAGAGTATATACGTACGCTGGGAAAGAAAACGATCCAACTGGCATTTGCCAAAGGAAATCTCCAGAGTGAGGCATTCTGGCAGAAGAATGGATTTGTGAGAACAGGGAAAGAAGTGCAAAATGACGGGTATATTGCAGTCTGTATGAAGCGGGAACTGTAG
- a CDS encoding ferritin-like domain-containing protein: MNNDLTCSCSCTPDSTPTDTSPDFLYAHQSPYPPVCIKEQNPLYGRMMLDNMGGQESEMSTIGLYIYNSIFLTSDTARIAEIFKNISIVEMHHLKIFGQLADQLGESPRLWTHRQNRMFYWTAGYINYFTDLPKILLSALNGEKQAVRKYREQCQRIQDEDIQKCLKRIILDEELHIEILESLCKKYPI, encoded by the coding sequence ATGAATAACGATTTAACCTGCAGCTGTAGCTGCACCCCCGATTCCACACCCACAGACACTTCTCCCGATTTTTTATATGCCCATCAATCTCCCTATCCACCCGTCTGCATCAAAGAACAAAATCCTTTATATGGAAGAATGATGCTGGATAACATGGGTGGACAGGAGTCCGAAATGTCCACGATTGGTCTTTATATTTACAACAGTATTTTTCTGACTTCCGATACTGCCCGCATAGCAGAAATCTTTAAGAACATCAGTATTGTAGAAATGCACCATCTCAAAATATTCGGTCAACTTGCCGATCAGCTGGGTGAATCCCCACGCCTGTGGACACATCGGCAAAATCGCATGTTCTACTGGACAGCCGGATATATCAATTATTTTACGGATCTTCCAAAAATTCTGCTCAGTGCGTTAAATGGTGAAAAGCAGGCAGTCCGCAAATATCGGGAACAATGTCAGCGAATTCAGGATGAAGACATCCAAAAATGCCTGAAACGCATTATTCTGGATGAAGAACTTCATATTGAAATTCTGGAATCCCTCTGCAAGAAATACCCTATTTAA
- a CDS encoding membrane protein, with product MNWLNKLERKFGRYAVHNLTTYLIGTYIIGYAIRLFIPDMMIWLYLQPGAILHGQIWRIVSWILVPPQGSLLEIVIMLMLYYSLGTTLERTWGAFRYNVYIFSGILFTVLGAFVLYILYGSGADFLGGYFSTYYINLSIFLAFAASYPDMELLLYFILPIKIKWMGLVYGVYILYQLATGNPASRIVIISSLLNFVVFFLSSRNLKPYTPKEQVRKAKFRQQTRPHMTYANGAKHRCAVCGRTELDDSSLEFRFCSKCNGNYEYCQDHLFTHQHVK from the coding sequence TTGAACTGGTTAAACAAGCTGGAAAGAAAATTTGGACGATACGCCGTTCACAATCTGACGACGTACCTGATCGGGACATACATTATCGGATATGCAATCCGTCTGTTTATACCCGATATGATGATTTGGCTGTATCTGCAGCCGGGAGCGATTCTGCACGGACAGATCTGGAGGATCGTATCCTGGATTCTGGTACCGCCGCAGGGCAGTCTTCTGGAAATCGTCATTATGCTGATGCTTTACTATTCTCTCGGTACTACGCTGGAGAGGACCTGGGGAGCATTCCGCTATAATGTATATATCTTTTCGGGTATTTTATTTACGGTACTGGGAGCGTTTGTGCTGTACATCCTGTATGGCTCGGGGGCAGATTTCCTGGGTGGATATTTCAGTACGTATTATATCAACCTCTCAATTTTTCTTGCATTTGCTGCAAGCTATCCGGATATGGAACTTTTGTTGTATTTCATCCTTCCGATCAAGATCAAGTGGATGGGACTGGTGTATGGAGTATACATCCTGTACCAGTTGGCAACCGGCAATCCCGCATCGCGCATAGTGATCATTTCATCACTTTTAAATTTTGTCGTGTTCTTTTTATCCAGCAGGAATTTAAAACCGTATACACCAAAAGAACAGGTGCGCAAAGCAAAATTCAGACAACAGACAAGACCGCATATGACTTATGCAAATGGTGCAAAACACCGTTGTGCTGTCTGTGGGAGAACAGAGTTGGATGATTCAAGTCTGGAATTTCGATTCTGTTCCAAGTGTAATGGAAATTACGAGTATTGTCAGGATCATTTATTTACACACCAGCATGTGAAATAA